The Telopea speciosissima isolate NSW1024214 ecotype Mountain lineage chromosome 11, Tspe_v1, whole genome shotgun sequence genome includes the window GTCCtttatatgtgtgtgtgtggaagAAAGCAAGATACCAAATCGTATGCAACCTAAACACAAATTATTAATGTGGAAGAATGCACAGAGATATTGTTAACGAACAGCTACTATCTCTATCCTCCATGGATAGATCTATGAACTAACAAAGGTTTGTTGCTCTAATGTAGCCAATGGAAAACAAGTTGTTACAAGGTTTTAGTATTAGGAGTCAGATCAGGATTAGTCTCGGCCGATAGCAATTCAATACTGATTTGGTTCACCTTTAATAGGGCTGGATCGGATGGATATGCAATCAATGGCTCTGTATATCCTTATCTCATTTAATCTTATATCTTTGGAAATGAACAGGAGtatatccttcaaaaaatgGCTAATCAGCTCATTTAACACATTAAATcaacttttcttttattgttgaaTTAGGGTAGCTCAAGTTAGTTGGAACATGAGCAGGGGTCTATTATCAGAAAGACTGGGGTGTTGCAGTCGAAGATGGGGGAGTTCCAAGAGCTATTAGATGAGATGAAGGGGGGTTTGCGATCAGCGTTAGAGGAAGCACATAATGAGAGGAAACGTGCTGATCGTTGTGAGAaggagatggaagagatgaagaggtgTTGGAAGAAGGCATCTGCCACAGTCGATGATGCCGTTTGCCAAGCCTTCAATATATCCAAGCGTCGACGAACTTGCCCATAGTTCTGGCGTTGTTGTTTCAGTCATGAATTGATATCctttcttagtttttttttattttttgtcaagACGTTCTTTTTGTTGTCTCGTTTTTTGTTTTCGTCCCATTGCTGTGGCATTATGATGGATGTTCTTTTCACCAGATTGTCTTGAATGGAAATTAACAACTTTGCGTATCTCCTTTCTGGTTTTGCTCTTGGGTGTCTTTATGAATGCAAGTAGGAGGAGTcggtcaaatttttttttttttttttttgggttaacaAAAGAATTATAGCGCAGTTGGTAATGGTAGATAATGGTGCGTAAAGAGCCATTGTTACCAGGAGGACTAAGGTAACGAAATAATTCGACCGACTGTCTTATTCCGACTTCGACATACATACACGCAGACGGATCATGTTAGTAAGACGCCCCATTTCGTAAACCAGTAAACTGATTAACACTTAACATTGAAAGTATCAGTCTCATTATTGGACAGATCGATCATCTTATCATGTAGCTTCTTTAAAACTGAACTCCTGCTATCGGGTGCCTCCTAACATttgttctgaattttttttttttgaagggaaTAAGGAATCCATTAAATATGTAATAAAATTGAACATATTTTTAAGTAAGAACAGCCTCATAGTTTCATTAATTTAAGCAAGATTAGTCTATTATGTTGCATGTAGCACATTACTAAGCAAAACAATTTCCCAATCCCATTTACAAGCTTCACAATTTGGaggttcttcatcttcaattgaTAACCACCCAGAAGAATTAATCAATCCATTTCTCTTATTGCAGACTAAACTGGTTCAGATGGGTTCAGCTGGTTTTGGGAGAGAAACAGTATTAGTCCACATGTCCCTGAGTATCTCCTTCGATCGCTTATGACATTTTTTAATCTTTGCTAATGATGATGGTAAACATCCTTGCTCTACTTTTTTCAGAATTTCTAAAGCTTGATCTTTTAGTGGGTAATTAGTACACAAGAGGATTAATCTGAGCATGTATGCAGCTACTTCATGTCCAAGATCAATTGCTTTCTTCAGTAACTCAATCCCTGACTCTTGTTCCAATCTACTAAAATATTCCACCATTCCATGCTTGAACAGCGCTTCTGGGTTACCGTTCTCCCCGCATTGTCTTATGAAGGAATGATACCCAGATGAAACCAGCCATGGAATTGCCGGTAGCTTTTCTAATGAGACCCTTCGAAGCACTTCTATGTCAACCCCAACCCTGTAGAATTGTTTACAACTCTGTTTCAGGTTGAAGAGGTCAGTCACTGCAGAAGATCCAACTCGAGCACACACCTCTGTTAGCAGCTCCTTTGGCAGAGTTCCAATGGATGGAAGCAGTTGTTTCTTAgctcttttcatcatcttcGAACGACCTACTATAAGACAGagagtagcagcagcagcaaggaGGGTTTGGAAGGCTTCCTCGTGCTTGTTCATACTCTGCTTCGGGTTGGGTGGGGTATTTATAACCAACGTAATTAAGttttttgtgagagaccctctcacatacacggtttacagagccgtgtatgaaaactttcacctcatacacggtcgtgtaaaccatGTATGTGAGGGATGATACTTCTCTACTTCCGCCGCGGGCAGTACTTCTGTGTGCCCCACATACAAGGCGGGTGGaatcactacaagaaattgggccTACGACGGCGTTTGTAAACTCCGTTATAAGTCCAAAAAATGCCGCCATAGGATATAACGGCGTTTATAATTTGTGCCGCTGAAATGTCGACAAAGGTACCGCCGTTTTTGTACAACGGCGTTTTTTTAATGTGTCTGTGTATGTACCTTTTTCGCGGCGGTTTTTAATAAATGCGGGTGAAAATGTCCTACAACGGCATTTTTATAAGTGTCGTAATAGGTATTGAATTTCAATAAACGCCGAAAAAAGTGTCTTACAACGGCATTTAAAAAGTGCCGTTATAGGTATTGAGTTTACACTTTTAGCGGCGTTTGTAAAAAAACGCCGCTAAAtgtaggttttttttaaaaaaaaattatttatatattcaatCCATTAACCTATTTCAAAGACAATAGATTCATCATGTCATCTATTTTTATATCCAAAccaaattcatatataaaacaGAGATATACCTCACCAAATACCCTACCCATTTCAGATTTGAAGTGTCCACAGAGATGGGATGAAATAAGagatttaagtaaatatatccAAGTCATGTTAAAGTCTGATACATTTAAAATGCAATGCACTGAAATAGAGATTAAACGATCAATAGtccaaatcaaactcaaatctGACCCATTTATAAGTAATAGGCAGAAACAAGGACTTGAGCAAGTAATTGTCCAAATAAATAGACTAAAACAGCGTGTCCTTTTATGCACAAATTCAAAATTCTTCACAAATCATCTAAAGAGAATTCTGAGTTTGAGTTGCTCAGGTCTAACTGATGCCTTAACACACTTGAGGGGATTGTAATCTAATAATTGATGATATATCTCTAGAACTGTCATGAGATGGTAAGTTGCAATGAATGCTCTGGTACAGAAACATGAAGCACATTAGGTAGTATGAGATCCAACACAAATACTTGTTAATGATTAGACAAATAATATCACAAGTATGAATGGTCAACTAAGTATAATAATAGGTTAGAAATGAATATGTCTCTTGAAAAGTTGGTCTCAACTATATAGACTAACTTGTTCCTCTTTAGCTAGATCAAGTCTAAAAGAATGATAAATGAAACACAATATTAAGCTAAGCATGGCATAACACAGACAAAATGATATTTATGAACTAACAAGAAATAGAGTTTTAATTGGATCCTTATCACCTAGCATCACACTTCTTTATACTAACAATGAAATATTACTCTTATAAAGTACTTAGCCTTTCACTCATAATCAAATGAAAACATGTTTTGCAGCCACAGTACAGTTATAATTGCTTCTTCTTACAAAGATGATTACTTTAACCTTAGCATTTCAAGATTCCTAAATCATGTGGATGTACTTGAGGAGCACTGCCAAAAAGATCGTCCGGAGTAGCTAGATTTGCACAGCAAGGTAAAGTCTACATCATCAGCATTGACTTGAGCCATTTGAAGAGCTCTCTTTGCTGCCTCAACAGCCAAACCCGTCAATCTATCTTTCTCGACCAAGGCACAAATCAAACCAAgaaattcaatattttcataTGTAGACTATCATAACCTATCAAGTATCAAGTAAGCTTtcccttacccaaaaaacaaaagaagtaagCTTCCCAATGATTGTTTACtatgtaaaacatgaaaaagaaaaagaaagagggaagtcTGAATGGTGGGTATCAACAGCCAGCAGCATTCCCATAGTTATTTGAGATCTGAAGATTGTGAGGATGAGGCTACCTAAAACTCTGAAAGAACTCGTCGATTAAGAATCCCAGTGGAAATAGAAATCCATTCATCCATAAATAGTTAAGCCTCTACACTTGACTGACAGTAgcaaagtgaaagaagagaaaagaaataaaaatagtcAAGAAAAGATACATTTTTCAACCATTGCTGAATTTGTTTATGTAAGAGAGAAACATTCCAAAAAAATGATATATCAACTATCTAACTTGTGGTTAGAATAAGAAAACCCAAAGTTTACATCAGATACATGctaaaaacacacacacacactcatacACACAGCCTAATGGGCAGCGACataaacacccaaaaacacacacactctcGCAGCCACTTGGGCAGCAACACACATGCACCTGGACTTACACAACCCACAGGGTGCCTCTGCCATGCTGTAGCCTGGAGTTACAATAGCCATCCATGAGTTGATAAGCTTTATAAATTTCTCACTTTACCCATATGAACACCAAACCTAAAGCCCAGGTGGGAAATTTGGAATTTTAGGTGAAAGCTCTTACTTATTGCTGTTGCTCTGGTTTTTGTGTCTGGTTCAATGATGGTTGTTGCTTTGTGTGGAAGTGAAATGGGTGTTGTGTGGGAATAATGGATccagaaatcaaaatcaatgggGACTAATCAAAAGTTATTTTGGTGACAGTATTGTTTGAGAACACTAACCAAATGTTAGTTTAGTTTCATTTCCATGCTGATTGCTACCCTATCTAAGATGCTTTATAGCAAGACCCACTGCACTTTGGCTTTGATCTCCATTGCGTTTGTTCATGATCAGAAAATACATATGAAATAATACATGGAGTAGAATAgtaaaagaacaagaaggaagTTGAATGTCAACCAAGCTTTGTTTTCTGGAGTGAGAGCCTCTTTCTTTAACCAATTAAGCAATTTACccaggaataaaaaaaaacagaacaattATGCTATTCTACACCAGTTTTCTATTTAAAACCACTTCGGAAGACATACATTTTAATGAATTCATATCAaccttccaaaaaataaaacttaaatatTCAGTTTTCTCTACAGATATTTAAATATGTGCAATCAAATACACTCTTTAGGGCTAGCTTACTTATGAATCTTATTCCTAGTGGATTATGTTAAATTAGAATGCGTTGTTTTATTACCTTCGTGAGGAACTCAGGAGTGTATATCCGGCCTCGGGGACCAGAGGGTGGATTCTCTAGTGTGTACTTTCCTGTAAGAGCACCTACAAGTTCGAAAAGATAGCCATTAATGTACAGAtacattaaaagaaaatagtaaataaatagaaaggagaaggaagaagaagggtgtgCAGTGGGTGCAGAGTTGAAGCAACTTCTGAAGCAATCCTTTTGGACTCAAAAGTATAGAACTACAAAAGTTATTTATTTCTCAATTGAACAGTACAAAATAAGTGCTTATCACAATGACAGCCTGATGAAATTTCTCTAGGCAAAGAATAAGTGAAATAAAAACAAGGTCAAAATAAAAGTCAGCCAATTTTGTAAACCTTGAGAAGGAAGCACTACAAGAAATGCTTGATGTGGTGCTGGGGAAAGAATAGTCATAGGTACTGGGGTAGAACAAAGGATTGTTTCACTGGTCTGATTCGGAAGCCAGAAACCAGAAGATTCGCTGGTGGATGCGTAAAACAGCTTCGCTCTTTCCAATCTACAAGAACTCTAATGTAGTCCTCTCTTGGTTTGCTGGGGAAGAAGCTCTAGAGCTCGAGTCTCTCAAAGATGATGAAATTCTAAATGGAGTCTCCAGTACAGTCTCTAGTTTCTTGTCAGATTCTAAGCCCCAAAACAGCAATGGATGTGTGAATTCTGTGGAGTGCAATCATAGTCATGGGAAGAAGATAAAGTTCACTAGGGTTCTAAAGAGCaaatggggaaacaatcctTTGTTCATGGGTTCTTACAGTTATGTAGCAGTGGGGTCGAGCGGCCATGATTTTGATTTAATGGCAGAGCCATTGCCACAAAGTAGCAACAGTGACTTTGTTGAAGGagcttctcctcctcctcttcaaaTTCTATTTGTAGGGGAAGCTACATACAGAACACACTATTCTACCACCCATGGAGCTTATTTCAGTGGTCTAACGGAAGCTAATAGACTCCTACAACATTATCTCTTGCACCATTAAAACAGTAGAATTCTTAAAAGATCTACTCAATATGACAAAGCAAGAGTAAAGGGAGATGGGTTgggtattattattattttttcttgaaaatgtATTAAATTAAAGAATCTTCTTTTAGATCTTTATAACTTGGGgttaaattcctttttttttttttttaatgttggataattttatttgggagtttcttttcttatatgatcttatgatcttcaaAGCTAAGTTGGTTGAGAAATTGAGATCATGTTTGGCATTTGTatattagaaggaaaaaaacaaaagagaattaAAGCAAAAGTTAGAGCTTGCTATCTCAATCTCATCTAGTCAggtctctctcactctctgttTCTTAATTCCTTTAATTGGACAGGATTCGATAAACCCGGTCCTTTCCACCTTGGGATATCTTCCTTTTCTCTGCAAATTTTGTTGGCAATTGCCACAGCTTAGTAAGAGGTGACATGAATGAAAGAATAGCCATGAAATACTACTTAAAAAGGGGTACAAGGAACTGGTGATGTAGTCAGTGCACCCCCAAAGGTCTGATGTGGGCTAGCTGGGGCTTCCTTTGTTGGGAGagggaaaaatgaaaatgactAGTCAAGATCAAAGGAGCTTTTCATATTGAATAAAGACtccattatttgttttagttttggCACTTACCTCCTTCCAAAACTCACAAagctgtcttcttcttcatcatcttctttcctCTGCAATTCTTATGGGTATTTCATTTCTGTAAatcttttttgttgattttgtgTACAAAAGTGCAGAACAATCTGTCATTATGTCCTTTTCTGATTCAGCAATCTGTGATAAACAAACAAATGAGAATCTCAATTCCCCCAATATCCCTGTCTCTCCTCCTTCCCAACATGATGTTCTCTTTCTAGGGAGACGAGGGAGAAGGGGTTAAAAAGATCTATATGACATTAGTTGTAAAGAAAGCATTGATTAAGGACAGAAATTCCACAACCTCCACTTACCTCTCTCACCTCCAAAACAAAGAACTTAGGCTCAAGTAGTCCAAGTAACACTCATTTGGGTTATTAACTGGTGGCTACTTACTGGTGTAGTCACTAATCGAATGATTATGTTCTAACCATCcgaaaagaaattaaattttgAGGGTAAGTACAAGAATCACtgtcaccatcatcaccatcatcatctttCCACACATTAGAGTTTCACTCTCGAGAAGACGATTGGTGTCACTGCAGGTTATAGGTACAAGTATAGGCATATTATTGGTATCGGTGTCCGCCGATATTATACAAATAGTTTGGAATTGGATCTTGTCCGGCCGATGATCGGCtgtaatttcaaaattgaattaATTTTTGTCCGATACATCCACAACAACTAGTAATTAGAGCTAGGCAATTTCTAATAAATTCAATGATCGAATTAGAACCGAACAAGATATCGAAATCGACATCCTAAACACACTTGGAAACAAATAGAACAAAGATGAAAGTAAaacctattctattttctttttccccacctttgtttgatcaaaacaaatccaaattagCTCAAATTCTactgttttcacttttcaccatCACAAAGACAGTCAGAAAAATATCTTGGTTACCTCAGTCAAACGATGGATGACTAGCAGGATTTTGCTATTGTGAATTATCTTTCCTGGTTGATTTGAGTTGGCTGATTATGCATTGAACAACCTGGTTTGTGTACTATGATTTGATTATAGGTTCTATTGATTTAACTGAGGATAAGGACAATCCTCTTTTGGAAGTTTGAGATGCGTAGAAAATTGTAATTTCAATTGAGGAACAAAGAAGTACGTAAAAAATATGCGGACTTGTAGTGATAACTGGAAGGATTAAGGCTGACTGAAAGGTGATGTCCTCTCTGAATCGGCAGTAATGTTGTCAAAAAGGCATGACTGATCTTGTGCCAAGTACACTCTCAGTCCTTATAAACACATGTTCATATGTCATTCATTTTCCAACCTAAACAATAGGGATCTAAGAGATGTAACAGAGGGAAGAAAAGGATTTCAAACCTTCAACTAATCATATAAGATACTAAAATACTACAAATCAAAAGGTCGTATCACAGTTACCAAAGGCTAAGATAATATAGGAAAGCTCATGCCGGCTTTGCACCACTATTTTCTTGTGGTGTTACAGGAGTGCTGCTACCACTCTTCTTGGAGCTGCTTGATGTCCCTGTAATGGTCCTGCCCATGAACTTTCCAGCCTTGCTGAGGCCACTGCCCACAGCACCAACAAGCCCTACTCCTGCCCCAATCCCAGTCCCAACCAGACCTACTCCAGCCCCAATGCCACTCCCCACAAATCCAACTCCAGCCCCAACTGCATCCAGccatcaaagaaaaagaagaaacccagaTAGAAGTTGGGTATTATCCATGTCCCCCAAAATCCGGACACTACTCTGAGTGGTTGTCCTGTGTCCCCCACCCTATCACTCCACCTCAATTCCCCtacccttccttccttccttcctccctttttttttttttttttggtaaacctcCTTCCTCCCTTCAGTAGAGCTAAAAAGAGAGCGAGCATCGTCGAGGAATAAGTCCCAATCATATCTCATAACCCAtgtccccaccccaccccaccccggCTTCCaacttttgttttctctctaaGTGTCTAGTCTCTCCCCCTACTGTGCCACTGTTTGTTTTCTCCATCTTAAGAGGCCTGCCTGAAGATGGAAAGTGAATGGTTAGAGCTTCATGTCAACCTCACACTCTCTGAAAGGGCTCTTGGTCCTTATGCCAAAAGCCAACTACACAAAGGGTACTCCTCCGCAAGCAAGCTACCTCAGTCCACAGCTTaaaaggtctctctctctctcacttcttaATTTTCAGTCCAGACTCCGTAGTCCATACAACCATACCCAGTAGTAGTGGTACTGTAGTATGATATATCAACACCCCACAGGCCATAAAGCTCTATAAAGCTCCATAAAGCTCATGCCCTCAAAGTGATGCCGACGACAATCCCCATTAGAATTCCAGAAATCAAACCTATCTTTTTTGGTCCTCAAACGAAGCAAAAGAATCGAATGAACGAAGACGGAAGAGAGAAGTAGAAAATACTCTCCACCCTCAAAGATCAAAACCACAtgttcatacatatataaactACATAAGCAAATCCAAAGATAAACACAGAATGAATCGaagcagaaacagagagagcgagagagaaaggagagtttaagattaaaaaaaataaaattaaaacaacaaaatttaACTGCAAAAACCCTAAGCAAAAGAATATTGgacaaaaaacttgaaatactAACAACAGATCAAACACAAGAACTAATACTTTCTCACAAATAAAAACATGtaagaaaaaaacagaggagAAGGGTTCAATGGGATCGAACCTTGTGGGACTTGGCGAGAATTGGTGTCGCCGATTCACCGTTGCTCTGTCGTTTCAGAGAAGTTTGACGGTTGAGAGAGGAAACAGTTTTGAGagaactttgagagagagatggaaagagcggGGAAACAAAAaggtttttgagagagagatggatagCGCGGGGAAGTGAAaatgattttggggttttttttggcTGAAAACTATTATTTTTTACGGCGTTTATTTATAAATGCCGTTGTATTgcgttaaaaaaaatattataccATTATTAAATAGTGAACTACAATGGCGCTTGTTAAAAAAAAGCCGCGGAAACTAGTTTGTTTAACGGCGATTATGATCAAAAGCCGTTATATATTCATATATGACGGCGTTTATACCCATACGCCGTTATACCTTTATATGACggcatttttaataaaatgtcgGTATATCTTCACATATGACTACATTTGTAAAATATGCCGCAATAGCTCAACCCAAAGTGCCGCCATtgcaccaatttcttgtagtgaatgtaccgccttacccatgcccgagcgccttgcccgagcgggggtaaggcggtactttccaCCCTCCTTGTGTGTGTGGGCGCACGGAAGTACCGGGCAGGctgaagtagaggagtcggatggggatttatgactttttcaattctttgtgagagaccatctcacatacacggtttacacagccgtgtatggtATTGGAATAATGAAAATtcattcaaaaccctaactccgATAGAAGACATCTAATACCCATACACATAGGGATGTAagcggatcggatttggctcggatagtggtatatccgcatccgcatccgattcgCTTTCgcatggattcggatagtggtTATTGTGAATGTAAGTTGTGATTTGTATTCCTAAATTGAATAGTTACAAGAGATGATATTTATAGTTACAATGAGACCCATTGGGTTAGGATTCTATGAAGGATTTAAATGTGATAAGGATGGTAGTAACTATATCTCACATGCGATAATAATAGAAGGATTCTATAATCACATGTGCTGGTTAAAGGTAAGAAGTTCAGAGTGTTAAGGAAACCGAGGATACCCAATATAGCGCATACATTGGTTAATAGTGGTAAACGGcgttttacaaaaaaaaataataataaaataatagtgCTATatggatacagacacggatacggatcggatattttatccgtttacatgtaaatatagcttctCGGATAGCTATGGActatccgtatccacatccgattagcgatcggacggattcggatagtgatACACAGATACGcaaacggattttggctattcatttacacctctACACACACAACTAAGAATCGTAGCACCAACCATACTCATACATAATTACTAAATAATGCTAATAAAAAATTGGG containing:
- the LOC122644993 gene encoding putative F-box protein At1g67623; translation: MNKHEEAFQTLLAAAATLCLIVGRSKMMKRAKKQLLPSIGTLPKELLTEVCARVGSSAVTDLFNLKQSCKQFYRVGVDIEVLRRVSLEKLPAIPWLVSSGYHSFIRQCGENGNPEALFKHGMVEYFSRLEQESGIELLKKAIDLGHEVAAYMLRLILLCTNYPLKDQALEILKKVEQGCLPSSLAKIKKCHKRSKEILRDMWTNTVSLPKPAEPI